Genomic segment of Harmonia axyridis chromosome 6, icHarAxyr1.1, whole genome shotgun sequence:
GTAAAGTAAGTTACTTTTTGACTCAGCTCTAGTATTTTCTACCTGATATTTCTATCAGTCCAAAAATCTCCATACAGCTATTTCTTCTTGTAGGTATGTTCGAGGTACTGTGAAACAGCAGAAGACCTTAAGAAACATATGGAAACTGTTCATGCTAAAGAAAAAAAAGCAATTAGTTGCCAACTGTGTCAGAAAACTTTCAAAAGTGAACAATTATTATCCTGCCACCTGAAAGTGCACACAGAATTGAAATTCCCCTGCGAATTTTGCCAAAGAATCTACCCAACTTTATACCGGTTGAAAAAACATGTTGGACGAGCCCACATTCCGAATGTTTGCGAATGCAAGAAAGTATTTTACGATAGATCTGAATTCACCAAACACAATAAAGAATTTCACAAGACTGAGGAACCCACAGTCTGCCAACATTGCAACAAGAGTTTCGACAAACCTAAGAACTTGACAGAACACATCAGACTTCAACACAGAGCAAACGGTAAGGTTAACAAGTGCACTATTTGCGAGAAGGAATTCATAAATGCGTCTTTGTTGAGGAACCATGTAAAAATACATGACAAAAGCTTTAAATGTGATTATTGCGATAAGATCTTTGGGTCAAGGTATAACTTACAAATTCATCTGGTGGTCCATACCAAAGAAAGAAATTACCAGTGTGACCAATGTGGCAATTCTTACGGAACCAAAACCGCATTGAAAAATCACAAATTCACTCATTTAGAAGTGAAAAACTTCACTTGCGATAtttgtcataaaaaatttaagagCAACCATAGATTATATGCTCATAAGTCGTTGCACGAGGCCGAGAAAAAACACGAGTGTGAAATTTGTCATGCGAAATTCACCATCAAGCAATACTTgaattttcatatgaaaaagcacTCCAAGGAGAAACCGTTCGAGTGTAAACCGTGTCAGAGAAGATTCAAACATAAGAGGTCTTATGAGAAACACTGCCTTCTTCAAAGACACATGAATGCCCTTCAgaa
This window contains:
- the LOC123682172 gene encoding zinc finger protein 708-like; translated protein: MTDSKEPTFTDNSQDLPGIPMNANEISTCFKTEPPDSEDDETKSDHEISNNSEENAIKVKLENEWDTLQENINSSSEEPQTTNSKHVKIEGNTTKYSCGICEFLSDTFREMREHKKIHYKEKRTCAMCGLVCQSIGKLDVHQNAHFGIKPCVCDECGKSYSSSTQLKIHKRIHTDEKRYKCNQCDKAFRYNGTLRSHIRMAHTDILLTTCKVCSRYCETAEDLKKHMETVHAKEKKAISCQLCQKTFKSEQLLSCHLKVHTELKFPCEFCQRIYPTLYRLKKHVGRAHIPNVCECKKVFYDRSEFTKHNKEFHKTEEPTVCQHCNKSFDKPKNLTEHIRLQHRANGKVNKCTICEKEFINASLLRNHVKIHDKSFKCDYCDKIFGSRYNLQIHLVVHTKERNYQCDQCGNSYGTKTALKNHKFTHLEVKNFTCDICHKKFKSNHRLYAHKSLHEAEKKHECEICHAKFTIKQYLNFHMKKHSKEKPFECKPCQRRFKHKRSYEKHCLLQRHMNALQNCGIEDDSDYSDKNYSMNDEQDETNDGAMTESSNESNQMGFEEVKIKTEIKVEPSNSNVD